One window of the Anas acuta chromosome 12, bAnaAcu1.1, whole genome shotgun sequence genome contains the following:
- the CLN6 gene encoding ceroid-lipofuscinosis neuronal protein 6 → MQGSARRRPFPAAAPGSPQPPGPLYPGRHGAGKNEDNFKTSQFHLDLWFYFTLQNWVLDFGRPIAMIILPLEWFPLNKPSAGDYFHMAYNVITPFLLLKLIERSPKTLPRSMVYVSIIMFVMGASIHLVGDSVNHRLIFSGYQHHLSVRENPIIKNLKPETLIDSFELLYYYDEYLGHSMWYIPFFLILFIYFTGCFTPVEDESRMPVAALLLMGPSSLYYWYLVTEGQIFILYIFTFFAMMALVMHQKRKGLVLDSNGLFLFYSFIITLVLIAVWVIWLWNDKILRKKYPGVIYIPEPWAFYTLHMNNLHAGKESF, encoded by the exons ATGCAGGGCTCGGCGAGGCGGAGGCCGTTCCCGGCGGCTGCCCcgggctccccgcagccccccgggccGCTCTACCCCGGCAG GCATGGAGCTGGCAAGAACGAGGACAACTTCAAGACCTCCCAATTTCACCTCGATCTCTGGTTCTACTTCACGCTGCAGAACTGGGTGCTGGACTTCGGCCGTCCCATTGCCATG aTAATCCTGCCTTTGGAGTGGTTTCCTCTAAACAAACCGAGTGCTGGAGATTATTTTCACATGGCTTACAACGTTATCACACCATTTCTTCTGCTAAAG CTCATCGAGCGCTCCCCGAAGACCTTGCCACGCTCCATGGTGTACGTCAGCATCATCATGTTCGTCATGGGCGCAAGCATCCACCTGGTTGGGGACTCCGTAAACCATCGCCTGATTTTCAGCGGCTACCAGCACCATCTGTCTGTAAGGGAGAACCCCATCATCAAGAACCTGAAGCCGGAGACACTG ATTGATTCCTTTGAGCTGCTGTACTACTACGATGAATATTTAGGTCACTCGATGTG GTACATCCCTTTCTTTCTGATCCTGTTCATATATTTCACCGGCTGCTTCACTCCTGTTGAAGATGAGAGCAGGATGCCGGTGGCTGCCTTGCTGCTGATGGGGCCGAGCAGCCTTTATTACTG GTATCTCGTGACAGAGGGGCAGATCTTCATCCTCTACATCTTCACTTTCTTCGCCATGATGGCTTTGGTGATGCACCAGAAACGCAAAGGACTCGTCCTGGACAGCAATGGGCTTTTCCTCTTCTACTCCTTCATCATAACACTGGTCCTCATTGCTGTCTGGGTGATTTGGCTGTGGAATGACAAAATCCTCAGGAAGAAGTACCCTGGCGTGATCTATATCCCCGAGCCATGGGCTTTTTACACCCTGCACATGAACAACCTCCACGCAGGAAAGGAAAGTTTCTAA